Proteins encoded in a region of the Prunus persica cultivar Lovell chromosome G4, Prunus_persica_NCBIv2, whole genome shotgun sequence genome:
- the LOC18780258 gene encoding uncharacterized protein LOC18780258 gives MAAAFCSSCCAVIPCSWSSRRLLHSSAHPLPLNCRNGKRRTRRSKSRSHFSNTPTTPPPSPRKLLTKCLPQSQKESQLQPSESETETEFEFERLFSNLNQATLKREAGSLPSAIFLVAGTTIGAGILAIPAVTQESGFLASAITCVLCWIYMVVTGLLIAEVNVNTMCQLGSGGVSLVSMAMRTVGSVGVQILCWSYIFIHYALLVAYVARSSEIMTNFLGIPLWESATIFSLLLGGICYFGSQRFIGAVNGVLVFGIIISFAALVAVASGYLQWDVLLKANFQAVPMSIPIIVLSFVYQNVVPVLCTNLEGDLSKVRTAIVLGTSIPLVLFLVWNAVILGTITTVEMSSDKIMDPLQQLQSTNEVVGPIVEVFSLFAIATSYIGFVLGLSDFLSDLLKLPAGQSRSLPYAMTLVPPIVLSLLDPEIFFKALDFAGTYGVLVLFGILPPAMSWSDRYSSSSPAMKLPLPQLVPGGRLTLSLVVGGAACVIFSELLEKLGHP, from the exons atggcggCAGCATTCTGTTCTTCTTGTTGCGCTGTAATTCCGTGTTCGTGGTCGTCAAGAAGATTGCTGCATTCTTCTGCTCATCCACTCCCACTTAATTGCAGAAATGGAAAGAGGAGGACGAGGAGGAGCAAGAGCAGGAGCCATTTCTCAAATACTCCAACAACTCCTCCTCCAAGTCCAAGAAAACTACTTACCAAATGCCTCCCGCAGTCGCAGAAAGAATCTCAACTTCAACCCTCTGAGTCTGAGACCGAGACGGAATTCGAGTTTGAGAGGCTGTTTTCCAATCTCAACCAAGCCACCTTGAAGAGAGAAGCTG GAAGTCTACCCAGCGCCATTTTCCTCGTCGCAGGGACTACG ATCGGTGCTGGGATCCTTGCAATCCCTGCAGTGACGCAAGAATCCGGATTTCTGGCTTCTGCAATCACCTGCGTACTCTGTTGGATTTACATG GTTGTAACGGGGCTGCTAATAGCCGAAGTAAATGTAAACACTATGTGTCAACTGGGTTCTGGTGGTGTATCACTG GTATCAATGGCCATGAGGACTGTAGGGAGTGTGGGAGTTCAAATTTTGTG TTGGTCATACATTTTTATACACTATGCACTTCTTGTTGCCTATGTAGCTCGTTCTTCAGAAATTATGACAAATTTTCTCGGAATTCCCTT ATGGGAAAGTGCAACAATATTTTCTTTGCTGTTGGGAGGCATATGCTACTTTGGAAG TCAACGCTTCATTGGTGCTGTTAATGGGGTTCTGGTATTTGGAATTATCATATCTTTTGCTGCTCTAGTA GCCGTCGCAAGTGGATACCTACAATGGGATGTTCTTTTGAAAGCCAACTTTCAAGCTGTTCCCATGAGTATACCCATAATTGTTCTGTCGTTTGTTTACCAG AATGTTGTGCCTGTTCTTTGTACGAATCTTGAAGGAGACCTGTCAAAAGTAAG GACTGCAATTGTTTTAGGCACCAGTATACCACTTGTTTTATTTCTAGTCTGGAATGCCGTGATTCTAGGAACCATCACAACTGTTGAAATGAGCTCAGATAAGATCATGGATCCATTACAACAATTGCAATCTACGAACGAAGTTGTTGGA ccTATTGTTGAGGTGTTCTCACTTTTTGCTATTGCAACGTCGTACATCGGATTTGTTTTGGGTCTCTCTGACTTCCTTTCTGACT TGCTGAAACTTCCGGCTGGTCAGAGCCGATCTCTGCCATACGCAATGACGTTGGTTCCACCAATTGTGCTGTCTTTGCTAGACCCAGAAATATTCTTCAAAGCCTTGGACTTCGCTGGAACTTATGGAG TGTTGGTGCTGTTTGGAATTCTTCCTCCTGCAATGTCTTGGTCAGATAGGTACTCAAGTTCATCCCCAGCAATGAAATTGCCATTGCCACAGTTAGTTCCAGGAGGAAGGCTCACTCTTTCACTTGTAGTGGGAGGCGCTGCATGTGTCATTTTCTCAGAACTTCTTGAGAAGTTGGGCCACCCATAA
- the LOC18780928 gene encoding 4-diphosphocytidyl-2-C-methyl-D-erythritol kinase, chloroplastic, whose protein sequence is MTSSHFLCHSPIFTPSPNIIENRSLSSFRSHGSSFFDSKSRNRRTPFVRFMVSARKQVEIVYNPDERINKLADEVDKEAAPVSRLTLFSPCKINVFLRITNKREDGFHDLASLFHVISLGDVIKFSLSPSKAQDRLSTNVPGVPLDDRNLIIKALNLYRKKTGSNNFFWIHLDKKVPTGAGLGGGSSNAATALWAANQFNGFLATEKELQEWSSEIGSDVPFFFSQGAAYCTGRGEVVQNVPPPLPLDLPMVLIKPQQACSTAEVYKRLQLDRTSKSDPVTLLEKISRNGISQDVCINDLEPPAFEVLPSLKRLKQRVLAASRGQYGAVFMSGSGSTIVGIGSPDPPQFVYDDDEYRDVFLSEANFLTREENNWYTEPASRSARGSSSQFSQSIE, encoded by the exons ATGACTTCCTCTCATTTTCTCTGCCATAGCCCCATCTTCACCCCTTCTCCCAATATTATTGAAAATCGCAGTCTCTCTTCGTTCAGGTCACATGGGTCCTCTTTTTTTGACTCAAAGTCTAGAAATCGAAGGACCCCATTTGTCAGATTCATGGTTTCTGCCAGAAAACAAGTAGAG ATAGTGTACAATCCTGATGAAAGGATAAACAAGCTGGCAGATGAGGTGGACAAGGAAGCCGCTCCGGTTTCAAGGCTCACTCTATTCTCACCTTGCAAG ATAAATGTTTTCTTGAGAATAACTAACAAAAGGGAAGATGGGTTTCATGATTTGGCATCTCTCTTTCAC GTAATAAGCCTTGGAGATGTAATTAAGTTTTCTTTGTCACCCTCAAAAGCTCAAGATCGTTTGTCAACCAATGTGCCTGGGGTCCCCCTTGATGATAGAAATTTG ATTATTAAGGCCCTTAACCTTTACAGGAAGAAGACTGGTAGCAACAATTTCTTTTGG ATTCATCTTGACAAGAAGGTGCCCACAGGAGCAGGGCTGGGTGGTGGAAGCAGCAATGCTGCAACTGCACTATGGGCAGCAAATCAGTTTAATGGTTTTCTTGCCACTGAGAAGGAACTCCAAGAATGGTCGAGTGAGATTGGTTCAGATgttcccttctttttctctcaagGAGCAGCCTATTGTACTGGTCGAGGTGAG GTTGTTCAAAATGTCCCTCCACCGCTACCATTGGACCTTCCAATGGTTCTTATAAAGCCCCAACAGGCATGTTCAACCGCTGAAGTTTACAAG CGCCTTCAATTGGATAGAACTAGTAAGTCTGATCCTGTAACTTTGCTGGAGAAAATTTCAAGGAATGGAATATCACAGGATGTTTGCATCAATGATTTAG AACCTCCAGCGTTTGAAGTTCTTCCATCTCTTAAAAGATTAAAACAGCGTGTACTTGCAGCAAGCCGTGGACAATATGGTGCTGTTTTTATGTCTGGAAG TGGAAGCACTATTGTTGGGATTGGTTCTCCAGATCCTCCCCAATTCGTTTATGATGACGATGAATATAGAGATGTGTTTTTGTCAG AGGCCAACTTTCTCACTCGTGAAGAAAATAACTGGTATACAGAACCTGCTTCGAGAAGTGCTCGTGGCTCATCCTCCCAATTTTCCCAGTCAATTGAGTGA
- the LOC18780985 gene encoding translation initiation factor eIF-2B subunit gamma isoform X1: MDFQVVVLAGGTSKNLVPLVSKEVPKALLPVGNRPVISYVLELLELSNLKDLIVVVEGQDAAVRVGSWISGAYVDRLHVEVAAVPEDVGTAGALRAIAHHLTAKDILVVSGDIVSDVPLGAVAAAHRRHDAVVTAMLCSAPVSGPSESGSSVGKDKAKKPGHYNIIGLDPTKQFLVYIATGAELEKDIRIQKSILRAVGQMEIRSDLMDAHLYAFKRSVLHEVLDQKDTFQSLKQDVLPYLVRCQLVSPSSEVLLNGAPQTEENGNEKASSQNNQLMLSQILANSSTPSFHELYALGPNGSTPVRRTHKCCVYIAGKSKYCVRLNSIQAFSDINRDVIGDASHLSGYSFSAQNNIIHPSAELGSKTTVGPHCMLGEGSQMGDKCSVKRSVIGRHCRIGSNVKVVNSVVMNHVTIGDGCSIQNSIICSNVQLQDRVVLKDCQVGAGFVVTAGSECKGEALAKKEK; this comes from the exons GGTTCCAAAAGCTCTGCTTCCTGTGGGGAATCGTCCGGTTATCTCGTACGTTCTGGAGCTCTTAGAACTCAGCAACCTTAAGGATCTCATTGTT GTGGTTGAAGGGCAGGATGCGGCTGTACGCGTTGGCAGTTGGATTTCAGGGGCTTATGTTGATCGTTTACATGTTGAG GTTGCAGCAGTCCCTGAGGATGTTGGAACAGCTGGTGCACTGCGGGCCATTGCACACCACCTGACTGCAAAAGACATTTTG GTTGTGAGTGGTGATATTGTCTCTGATGTTCCTCTTGGTGCAGTAGCTGCTGCTCATAGACGTCATGATGCAGTAGTAACTGCAATGCTTTGCTCTGCTCCTGTAAGTGGACCTTCAGAATCAGGATCTTCTGTTGGAAAAGATAAAGCCAAAAAACCTGGACACTACAATATCATTGGTCTGGATCCCACAAAGCAGTTTTTAGTGTACATAGCAACGG GAGCAGAACTTGAAAAAGATATTCGAATTCAGAAGAGCATACTCCGTGCAGTTGGCCAG ATGGAAATTCGATCTGATCTCATGGATGCTCATTTATATGCATTCAAGAG GTCTGTTCTGCATGAAGTTTTGGATCAAAAGGATACTTTTCAGAGTTTAAAGCAGGATGTATTGCCTTATCTTGTTCGATGCCAGCTGGTTAGTCCA AGTTCAGAAGTGTTGTTAAATGGTGCACCACAAACAGAGGAAAACGGAAATGAGAAGGCCAGTTCTCAGAACAACCAATTAATGCTATCTCAAATCCTGGCTAATTCATCCACTCCAAGTTTCCATGAGCTCTATGCTCTAGGTCCTAATGGCTCTACTCCTGTTCGAAGAACCCATAAATGCTGTGTTTATATTGCTGGAAAGAGCAAATACTGTGTGCGTTTAAATTCCATTCAAGCATTCAGTGACATTAATCGAGAT GTCATAGGAGACGCTAGCCATTTGTCAGGGTATTCCTTCTCTGCACAAAATAACATCATTCATCCATCAGCAGAACTTGGATCAAAAACAACT GTTGGACCACATTGCATGCTTGGGGAAGGTTCACAAATGGGTGACAAATGTAGTGTTAAGCGATCTGTTATTGGCCGTCACTGCCGGATAGGTTCTAATGTGAAG GTTGTGAATTCAGTTGTTATGAATCATGTTACCATTGGCGATGGCTGTTCGATCcaaaattcaattatttgCAGCAATGTACAGCTCCAAGATCGCGTTGTACTAAAAGATTGCCAA GTTGGTGCAGGTTTTGTGGTTACTGCTGGAAGTGAGTGCAAAGGGGAGGCATTGGCTAAGAAAGAGAAATGA
- the LOC18780985 gene encoding translation initiation factor eIF-2B subunit gamma isoform X4 — protein MDFQVVVLAGGTSKNLVPLVSKEVPKALLPVGNRPVISYVLELLELSNLKDLIVVVEGQDAAVRVGSWISGAYVDRLHVEVAAVPEDVGTAGALRAIAHHLTAKDILVVSGDIVSDVPLGAVAAAHRRHDAVVTAMLCSAPVSGPSESGSSVGKDKAKKPGHYNIIGLDPTKQFLVYIATELEKDIRIQKSILRAVGQMEIRSDLMDAHLYAFKRSVLHEVLDQKDTFQSLKQDVLPYLVRCQLSSEVLLNGAPQTEENGNEKASSQNNQLMLSQILANSSTPSFHELYALGPNGSTPVRRTHKCCVYIAGKSKYCVRLNSIQAFSDINRDVIGDASHLSGYSFSAQNNIIHPSAELGSKTTVGPHCMLGEGSQMGDKCSVKRSVIGRHCRIGSNVKVVNSVVMNHVTIGDGCSIQNSIICSNVQLQDRVVLKDCQVGAGFVVTAGSECKGEALAKKEK, from the exons GGTTCCAAAAGCTCTGCTTCCTGTGGGGAATCGTCCGGTTATCTCGTACGTTCTGGAGCTCTTAGAACTCAGCAACCTTAAGGATCTCATTGTT GTGGTTGAAGGGCAGGATGCGGCTGTACGCGTTGGCAGTTGGATTTCAGGGGCTTATGTTGATCGTTTACATGTTGAG GTTGCAGCAGTCCCTGAGGATGTTGGAACAGCTGGTGCACTGCGGGCCATTGCACACCACCTGACTGCAAAAGACATTTTG GTTGTGAGTGGTGATATTGTCTCTGATGTTCCTCTTGGTGCAGTAGCTGCTGCTCATAGACGTCATGATGCAGTAGTAACTGCAATGCTTTGCTCTGCTCCTGTAAGTGGACCTTCAGAATCAGGATCTTCTGTTGGAAAAGATAAAGCCAAAAAACCTGGACACTACAATATCATTGGTCTGGATCCCACAAAGCAGTTTTTAGTGTACATAGCAACGG AACTTGAAAAAGATATTCGAATTCAGAAGAGCATACTCCGTGCAGTTGGCCAG ATGGAAATTCGATCTGATCTCATGGATGCTCATTTATATGCATTCAAGAG GTCTGTTCTGCATGAAGTTTTGGATCAAAAGGATACTTTTCAGAGTTTAAAGCAGGATGTATTGCCTTATCTTGTTCGATGCCAGCTG AGTTCAGAAGTGTTGTTAAATGGTGCACCACAAACAGAGGAAAACGGAAATGAGAAGGCCAGTTCTCAGAACAACCAATTAATGCTATCTCAAATCCTGGCTAATTCATCCACTCCAAGTTTCCATGAGCTCTATGCTCTAGGTCCTAATGGCTCTACTCCTGTTCGAAGAACCCATAAATGCTGTGTTTATATTGCTGGAAAGAGCAAATACTGTGTGCGTTTAAATTCCATTCAAGCATTCAGTGACATTAATCGAGAT GTCATAGGAGACGCTAGCCATTTGTCAGGGTATTCCTTCTCTGCACAAAATAACATCATTCATCCATCAGCAGAACTTGGATCAAAAACAACT GTTGGACCACATTGCATGCTTGGGGAAGGTTCACAAATGGGTGACAAATGTAGTGTTAAGCGATCTGTTATTGGCCGTCACTGCCGGATAGGTTCTAATGTGAAG GTTGTGAATTCAGTTGTTATGAATCATGTTACCATTGGCGATGGCTGTTCGATCcaaaattcaattatttgCAGCAATGTACAGCTCCAAGATCGCGTTGTACTAAAAGATTGCCAA GTTGGTGCAGGTTTTGTGGTTACTGCTGGAAGTGAGTGCAAAGGGGAGGCATTGGCTAAGAAAGAGAAATGA
- the LOC18780985 gene encoding translation initiation factor eIF-2B subunit gamma isoform X3 — MDFQVVVLAGGTSKNLVPLVSKEVPKALLPVGNRPVISYVLELLELSNLKDLIVVVEGQDAAVRVGSWISGAYVDRLHVEVAAVPEDVGTAGALRAIAHHLTAKDILVVSGDIVSDVPLGAVAAAHRRHDAVVTAMLCSAPVSGPSESGSSVGKDKAKKPGHYNIIGLDPTKQFLVYIATGAELEKDIRIQKSILRAVGQMEIRSDLMDAHLYAFKRSVLHEVLDQKDTFQSLKQDVLPYLVRCQLSSEVLLNGAPQTEENGNEKASSQNNQLMLSQILANSSTPSFHELYALGPNGSTPVRRTHKCCVYIAGKSKYCVRLNSIQAFSDINRDVIGDASHLSGYSFSAQNNIIHPSAELGSKTTVGPHCMLGEGSQMGDKCSVKRSVIGRHCRIGSNVKVVNSVVMNHVTIGDGCSIQNSIICSNVQLQDRVVLKDCQVGAGFVVTAGSECKGEALAKKEK; from the exons GGTTCCAAAAGCTCTGCTTCCTGTGGGGAATCGTCCGGTTATCTCGTACGTTCTGGAGCTCTTAGAACTCAGCAACCTTAAGGATCTCATTGTT GTGGTTGAAGGGCAGGATGCGGCTGTACGCGTTGGCAGTTGGATTTCAGGGGCTTATGTTGATCGTTTACATGTTGAG GTTGCAGCAGTCCCTGAGGATGTTGGAACAGCTGGTGCACTGCGGGCCATTGCACACCACCTGACTGCAAAAGACATTTTG GTTGTGAGTGGTGATATTGTCTCTGATGTTCCTCTTGGTGCAGTAGCTGCTGCTCATAGACGTCATGATGCAGTAGTAACTGCAATGCTTTGCTCTGCTCCTGTAAGTGGACCTTCAGAATCAGGATCTTCTGTTGGAAAAGATAAAGCCAAAAAACCTGGACACTACAATATCATTGGTCTGGATCCCACAAAGCAGTTTTTAGTGTACATAGCAACGG GAGCAGAACTTGAAAAAGATATTCGAATTCAGAAGAGCATACTCCGTGCAGTTGGCCAG ATGGAAATTCGATCTGATCTCATGGATGCTCATTTATATGCATTCAAGAG GTCTGTTCTGCATGAAGTTTTGGATCAAAAGGATACTTTTCAGAGTTTAAAGCAGGATGTATTGCCTTATCTTGTTCGATGCCAGCTG AGTTCAGAAGTGTTGTTAAATGGTGCACCACAAACAGAGGAAAACGGAAATGAGAAGGCCAGTTCTCAGAACAACCAATTAATGCTATCTCAAATCCTGGCTAATTCATCCACTCCAAGTTTCCATGAGCTCTATGCTCTAGGTCCTAATGGCTCTACTCCTGTTCGAAGAACCCATAAATGCTGTGTTTATATTGCTGGAAAGAGCAAATACTGTGTGCGTTTAAATTCCATTCAAGCATTCAGTGACATTAATCGAGAT GTCATAGGAGACGCTAGCCATTTGTCAGGGTATTCCTTCTCTGCACAAAATAACATCATTCATCCATCAGCAGAACTTGGATCAAAAACAACT GTTGGACCACATTGCATGCTTGGGGAAGGTTCACAAATGGGTGACAAATGTAGTGTTAAGCGATCTGTTATTGGCCGTCACTGCCGGATAGGTTCTAATGTGAAG GTTGTGAATTCAGTTGTTATGAATCATGTTACCATTGGCGATGGCTGTTCGATCcaaaattcaattatttgCAGCAATGTACAGCTCCAAGATCGCGTTGTACTAAAAGATTGCCAA GTTGGTGCAGGTTTTGTGGTTACTGCTGGAAGTGAGTGCAAAGGGGAGGCATTGGCTAAGAAAGAGAAATGA
- the LOC18780985 gene encoding translation initiation factor eIF-2B subunit gamma isoform X2, whose protein sequence is MDFQVVVLAGGTSKNLVPLVSKEVPKALLPVGNRPVISYVLELLELSNLKDLIVVVEGQDAAVRVGSWISGAYVDRLHVEVAAVPEDVGTAGALRAIAHHLTAKDILVVSGDIVSDVPLGAVAAAHRRHDAVVTAMLCSAPVSGPSESGSSVGKDKAKKPGHYNIIGLDPTKQFLVYIATELEKDIRIQKSILRAVGQMEIRSDLMDAHLYAFKRSVLHEVLDQKDTFQSLKQDVLPYLVRCQLVSPSSEVLLNGAPQTEENGNEKASSQNNQLMLSQILANSSTPSFHELYALGPNGSTPVRRTHKCCVYIAGKSKYCVRLNSIQAFSDINRDVIGDASHLSGYSFSAQNNIIHPSAELGSKTTVGPHCMLGEGSQMGDKCSVKRSVIGRHCRIGSNVKVVNSVVMNHVTIGDGCSIQNSIICSNVQLQDRVVLKDCQVGAGFVVTAGSECKGEALAKKEK, encoded by the exons GGTTCCAAAAGCTCTGCTTCCTGTGGGGAATCGTCCGGTTATCTCGTACGTTCTGGAGCTCTTAGAACTCAGCAACCTTAAGGATCTCATTGTT GTGGTTGAAGGGCAGGATGCGGCTGTACGCGTTGGCAGTTGGATTTCAGGGGCTTATGTTGATCGTTTACATGTTGAG GTTGCAGCAGTCCCTGAGGATGTTGGAACAGCTGGTGCACTGCGGGCCATTGCACACCACCTGACTGCAAAAGACATTTTG GTTGTGAGTGGTGATATTGTCTCTGATGTTCCTCTTGGTGCAGTAGCTGCTGCTCATAGACGTCATGATGCAGTAGTAACTGCAATGCTTTGCTCTGCTCCTGTAAGTGGACCTTCAGAATCAGGATCTTCTGTTGGAAAAGATAAAGCCAAAAAACCTGGACACTACAATATCATTGGTCTGGATCCCACAAAGCAGTTTTTAGTGTACATAGCAACGG AACTTGAAAAAGATATTCGAATTCAGAAGAGCATACTCCGTGCAGTTGGCCAG ATGGAAATTCGATCTGATCTCATGGATGCTCATTTATATGCATTCAAGAG GTCTGTTCTGCATGAAGTTTTGGATCAAAAGGATACTTTTCAGAGTTTAAAGCAGGATGTATTGCCTTATCTTGTTCGATGCCAGCTGGTTAGTCCA AGTTCAGAAGTGTTGTTAAATGGTGCACCACAAACAGAGGAAAACGGAAATGAGAAGGCCAGTTCTCAGAACAACCAATTAATGCTATCTCAAATCCTGGCTAATTCATCCACTCCAAGTTTCCATGAGCTCTATGCTCTAGGTCCTAATGGCTCTACTCCTGTTCGAAGAACCCATAAATGCTGTGTTTATATTGCTGGAAAGAGCAAATACTGTGTGCGTTTAAATTCCATTCAAGCATTCAGTGACATTAATCGAGAT GTCATAGGAGACGCTAGCCATTTGTCAGGGTATTCCTTCTCTGCACAAAATAACATCATTCATCCATCAGCAGAACTTGGATCAAAAACAACT GTTGGACCACATTGCATGCTTGGGGAAGGTTCACAAATGGGTGACAAATGTAGTGTTAAGCGATCTGTTATTGGCCGTCACTGCCGGATAGGTTCTAATGTGAAG GTTGTGAATTCAGTTGTTATGAATCATGTTACCATTGGCGATGGCTGTTCGATCcaaaattcaattatttgCAGCAATGTACAGCTCCAAGATCGCGTTGTACTAAAAGATTGCCAA GTTGGTGCAGGTTTTGTGGTTACTGCTGGAAGTGAGTGCAAAGGGGAGGCATTGGCTAAGAAAGAGAAATGA